Sequence from the Salinicoccus sp. RF5 genome:
TATCAAGCTCCGCCAGCTTCTGCTCGATATGTGAAAGATCCACCGCTTGCGGTTCTACAGATTGATCGTTTCGGTTGAGCACCTGGATCAGCTTGACGATGACCACCTCAAGATGAACGCTCGTATTCACTGAAAAGCGCATCATGACCATGGCATCGTTCAATACATCGATCATTTCATAGAGCACCTTGTCCTCGGTATGCGCAAAAGCGACATCCTCATTGATCTCTCCATCATGCTTCATCAAAATGATATCCCTAATGTAATAGACGAGCTCATGGCTCAGCCTTGTCGGGTCCTTGCCCTCTTCGATGAACTGGTGATATTTGATGAATGCTTCCCTCGAATCCCGATGATCGATCAGCTTCAGCCAATCATTCAGCTCCTCGGATTTGATGCCTCCCGTAATCATGATGGCATCATCCAGTGTAATTACATCATTGCTGTAGGCAATGACCTGATCCATGATGCTGAGCGCGTCCCGCATACCGCCTTCCGACGTCCTTGCGATATATTCTATTGCATCCGATTCATATTCGAGCGATTCACTCTGTGCTACATACTCGAGCCTCTCGACAATCTCATTCAGCTCTATCGCCTTGAAATCGAAACGCTGACATCTCGAGATTATGGTCGCCGGAATCTTATGGGGTTCCGTCGTCGCCAGAATAAAAATGGCATGGCCCGGCGGCTCCTCGAGTGTTTTCAAAAGTGCGTTGAAAGCCCCTGTGGTCAGCATGTGCACCTCATCGATGATATATACTTTATACATTGCTTCAGACGGTGCATACTTGACTTTTTCACGTATGTTCCTGATCTCGTCCACACCATTATTGCTGGCAGCATCAATCTCAATTACATCATTCGCGCTGCCTTCGGTGATGCTCATGCAGATATCGCACTCGTTGCATGGTTCCCCTTCGGAACCGAAACGGCAGTTCAGCGCCTTGGCAAAGATTTTCGCAATGCTTGTCTTTCCTGTTCCCCTGGGTCCGCTGAACAGGTATGCGTGGGATTCCTTATTTCTGATTATCGCGTTTCTTAACGTTTTCGTGACATGCTTCTGCCCCACCACATCTTCAAATGTCTGCGGCCGGAACGCCCGATACAAGGCTTGATATTCCATCCAGCGGCACCTCCATACTGAGTCGTTTATGCTGTTTATTATACCATATATAAACTTTCGTCCCTAATTCCGGGCAACAAAAAATGACTGCATCTTAAGATGCAGTCATCTGATATGTAACCGTGCACCGCTCTTCGAACACCCGGCACAAGCGTTACTCGATCCACCAGCTCAACCCCGGCTGTCCTACGGCACATAGAATGGGCCACTTAATGCTGCTTCCTTCCGGACCTGACATGGTTCGTGACGTTCTATTGCATAGGACCGGGATCTCAACACTGGTGAGATCAAGGCAGTCCTCACACCGAGTATCCTCGGAAGCGGAATTCGGTCCTGCTGGAGCGGATTGCAGGTACAGGGCACCGCTACCTCCCCACTTAGCACGGCACAGTATATAATACCAAAATCCATGGGCCAATGCAAGATTAAACGACTATTCGCCATGAAAGCGGCGGGAGAAGTCCACGAACTTGAATTCATTGGCCAGGTGCTTAGAAACATTGAACTGAAACGGACGGGCATCATTCAGATGAACGATTGAACGGACAGTCGCTGTGTATGGGGGAATGACATTGCCGAACAACTCCAGATCCTGCTCGTTCATCGGTTCAAATGTGATTTCCTTATGGGAATAGGCGATAGTAAGACCCATCCTCTTTTCAATATATTCATAGATTGAATCGGCTGCAATCTTTTCGTTCAGTCCAGGCATCATTTCCACAATGAAGTAATCTATATCCACGATGTGCGTCCTATCCTCAAAACGCCTCTGCCTGATGAGCCGCCAAATCTTCTCCTCGGGCTGAAGCTTCAATGCTTCCATTACCCTGGGGAACTCTTCAGCAGAATACTGTGTCAGTTCCACTACATTCGTGGAATACTGTTTCGTCTTCAGCTGCTGGATTTCCTTGAAGCTTGTCAGGTGGGAAACGGTGAAATCCATCGAAGGGTTATAGATGACCACAGAACCTTTGCCCTTCATCTTCTGGATATAGCCATTCTCCTGGAGCAGGTTCAAAGCTTTTCTGACTGTTTCCCTGGATACATCGAACATGCTGACAAGTGTATGCTCAGAAGGCAGAACATCCCCCTTCTTGTATGTGCCTTCTGCAATGTCGCTCGACACCACCTGATAAATATGATTGTATTTATTCAAATTCATTGTACTCACCCTACCGTCTTCCCGGATGTATTAAAATCTAATACATCATATCCTTTTTCAGTTGTTTTGTCCATATATCATCATGGCTTCAAACGGCCTCAGGACATTCTTCCTATCGGCATAATTGGAGAGGAGCACTTCGCCCTCTGCGTTGATGTTTTCAGGATACGGTACTTCCTTGTTTCTGAAGTTGGCCATGACCGTGATGCGTTCCCCTTCATACAGCCGTTCATATACAAAGAGGTCATCATCCTTCATAAGATGTGGCTTCACGCTGCCGTATGTCAGAACATCCAATTCATGTCTCAACTGGATCAGCTTCTGATACGTATAGAAAATGGAATCGCCGTCTTCGAGGGCGCGTGCAACGTTTATTTCTCCATACTTGTCCGACACTTCTATCCATGGCATGCCTTCTGTAAATCCAGCATTCCTGGAATCATCCCACTGCACAGGTGTCCTCGAATTATCCCTCGATTTGGTCGCCAGTATATCCAATATGAGGGAAGCGTCCATCCCTTCCTCCCTCAGTATCGAATATGCATTGAGACTCTCCACATCACGGTACTGATCGATCCGGTTGAAACCGGGATTGGTCATTCCGATCTCTTCGCCCTGGTAGATGTAGGGGGTGCCTTTCAGTCCATGGAGGGCAATTGCCAGCATTTTTCCACTCAGCACCCGGTTCTCTTCGGTCTCATCATTGCCAAACCTGGATACGACGCGCGGCTGGTCATGATTGCACCAGAAGATGGCATTCCAGCCGCCGCCCTCATCCATTGCCACCTGCCATTCCATCAATATCTTTTTCAGTTCAAGAAAATCGAAGTTGGCAAGCGACCATTTTTCCCCACCCGGATAGTCAACCTTCAGATGGTGGAAATTGAATACGGAATTAAGTTCGTTGCGCTCAGGGTTAGTGTACTTCAGACAGTGCTCGATTGTTGTGGAAGACATCTCCCCAACAGTCATGATGTCCTTGTCCCCAAAAGTATTGCGGTTCAATTCATTGATGTACTCATGGACTTTGGGGCCGTCGGTGTAGAATTCCTTCCCTGGGCCATCGGAGTCCTTGAATTCTCCTTTGGATATCAGATTGACCACATCGAACCGGAAACCATCCACGCCGAAATCTATCCAGTAATTGATCATTTCATATATGTCACGGCGCATATCCTCGTTTTCCCAATTCAGGTCAGCCTGGGTGATATCGAAGAGGCGGAGGTAGTATTGGTTCGTATCCTCATCATATGCCCACGCATTTCCACCGAACTTCGATTCCCAGTTGGTTGGAGGCGTATCATAGGTGCCATCTTTCCATATATAGTAGTCGCGATATTCATTGTCACGGGATTTCCTGGACTCGACGAACCAATGATGCTCCGTTGATGTGTGATTGATGACGATGTCCATCATGATCTTAAGACCTCTGGCATGCGCCTTCTCCAGCAGCTCCTCAAGATCCGCCTTTGTACCGAACTGGGGATTCACCTCATAATAGTTGCTGATATCATAGCCGTTGTCATTCATAGGGGATTCATAGACCGGTGTGAGCCAGAGGTAATCCACACCCAAAGTCGTGAAATAATCAAGCTTATCTATGATGCCCCTGATGTCCCCTTCGCCGCTTCCGGTCGTATCATTGAATGACTTGGGATAAATCTGATAGACCACCGATTTTCTCCAGTCTTTGGATGCCATCTTAAAAAACTCCTTTTGCTTGATTTAATCTTTAACCATATCTTTTGTCTTCTCTTTTGCGAACCTGGAGAAGAGGAGGGTAAGCAGGAACGGAACGACGATTGCGATACCCATCCCTATGGTGAAGAGCAACCAGAAGCCTTCCGTGATCGAGATGACACCCGGCACCCCGCCGACACCAACACTCGCTGCGGTCAGACCATTCATTCCGAAAAGCCCGCCGACGAATGATGTAGTAATGATGGCTGCAAGGAATGGATATTTAAGCGGCAGATTGACACCAAACATTGCAGGCTCAGTGACGCCCAGCCAACCGGAAATACCAGAAGTCATCGCCAGACCTTCCTCTTTCTTCTTCTTCTGTTGACGATAGATCACCCATGCACCGAAAGCTGCGGAGCCCTGGGCAATATTTGAAATTGCAAGTATCGGCCACAGATATGTTGCGCCGGTGGTCCCAATAAGCTGGAGGTCCATCGCCAGGAACATATGGTGCAGCCCCGTAATGACAAGTGGTGCATAGAACAGTCCGTAGACCGCGCCGCCCAGGATGCCTGCTGATTCAAACAACCATACTACACTGTCAGAAATGATGCCGCTCAGGAACAGTGTGACAGGGCCGATCAGAGTAAAGGTAAGTATGCCGACTACAAGTAGTGAAATCGGTGCGACCAGAAGCAGCTTGAACATGTCATGTATGCGTTTATCCAGGAAGTTTTCCACTTTAGCAAGGAGCCACGCTGCTACAAGTACAGGTAGGACCTGGCCCTGGTAGTTCAGCTGTTCAATTTGCAGACCGAAGAAGTTCCATGTTGGAATATCCGCCAGTTCACCGGCTTCAGCATCGAACAAACCATACTGGCTCGCCAAGTCCGGGTGACATAATGCCACACCGAGGGCAATACCAAGCAATGGGTTCCCGCCGAACACCTTCATCGCAGACCAGCCGATCAGCACCGGCAGGAAGATGAATGGTGCAACTGCAATGAAGTTGATCATACTCGCTATACCTTCAATGCCCGGGAAGCGGGTGATGACCGAATCATTGTCCCAGAACAGCCCTTCGACTGTCAGCAGGTTGTTTATACCGAGCAATAGACCCGCTGTAACGATTGCAGGAAGGATTGGAATGAATATGTCCCCAAGCATTTTAATGAACCGCTGTATCGGATTCATCTTCTGGGCCGCTGCCGCCTTGACTTCATCCTTCGAGCCGCCGCCCTTGCCCGTCTCCTCCTCGAAAATCTTAAACGCTTCGTTCACAGTCCCCTGGCCAATGACTACCTGGAACTGGTTGTTCGCAGCAAAAGAGCCTTTGACCAGATCGATCGAATCCAATTTTTCCTTGTCCACTTTGGATTCATCCTCAAGAGCAAGACGCAGTCTAGTCACACAGTGCGTTGCTGCATTGACGTTTTCCTTGCCACCAACCGCGTCAATAATGGCTTTGACATCATCACGGTTCACTGCCATTCATTCCACACTCCTTCTAATGTTGATTTATCGCCATAACTATAACATGTATAGACAACCATGTAAAGGCTTTCATAAATTGAGAAATGTAAATGCAATAAGCTCCATATCATATAAAAAAGCCGCTGTTTAAAGCGGCACAGTATCAGGTTAAGGAAATATTACCATCAGTCTTGATTATATCTTACCCATTGCTGTATTAATGAAACAATTCTCTCCCATTTTATAGTTGATACATAATTATGAATTGGAATATTCATACGCTTTCTCGCCATGGATGACGACATCGAGACCATCGAGTTCCTCTTTTTCATCCGTGCGGAGTGTCGTGAACAGGCTGATGCCCTTTGCAATGCCATACGTCATTACAGCACTGAATAGTATTGTGGCGCTCACCGCTGCAAGCTGTGCCATTACAGGCGTGACTCCGCCTCCCGAGAGGAGACCATCTGCAATTCCCGGATTTACGGCACTTGTCTGGAGAATTCCAGTGCCGATGGCACCGACGATGCCCCCAATGCCATGGAGTCCGAACGCATCGAGCGCGTCATCATAATTCAGCAGGACTTTCAGTTTTGTAATTGCGAAGAAACATATCGCCCCGCCCAACAGGCCAAGTGCCATCGCTCCGCCGTAGGTGACGAATCCAGCCGCCGGTGTGATGGCCACGAGTCCGGCAAGCATCCCTGAGAGTGTGCCGATCAGAGATACTTTCCCTTTTGTAAACCTTTCGACCATCACCCATCCGGCAATACCTGCCGTGGACGCCAGAACCGTATTCGTAAATGCGCTCATCGCAATGGCATCGAAAGTCAGCGCACTTCCTGCATTGAACCCGAACCAGCCGAACCAGACCAGTATGGCACCGACCATCGTGATGACGAGATTGTGCGGCGGCTTCTTATTGTCCGGCTTCCTCGATCCGAGCATCAAGGCAAGCACCAGCCCAGAAACACCCGATGATATGTGTACCACCGTCCCTCCCGCGAAGTCGATGGCCCCGATCGAGTGGATCCACCCGCCACCCCAGACCCAGTGTGCAACCGGACTGTATACAAGGATGACCCATAGGGCCATGAATAAAAGAAATGGTCCAAATTTCATGCGTTCTGCAACCGACCCTGTCAGAATTGAAACAGCTATTGTGCAAAATGTCAGTTGGAACAGCATGTATAGAGCGAAAGGAATCGTTTCGGAAAATGCGGCGTTCGCTTCATAGCCGACTCCCGTCAATCCGATATATGAAAGGTCGCCTATGAACAGGTTGCTCCCTCCGAAACTTAAGGAGAATCCAAGGCCCACCCACACAAAGGTTACGACGACGATGGCAGCCAGGCTGTGCATCGATGTATTCAGCACATTCTTGGACTGCACAAGTCCCCCGTAGAATAAAGCCAATCCAGGCGTCATCAGCCATACGAGCAGTGTACAAAGAAATATAAAAATTGTGTCCATGAGCATTCCCCCAATTCAAGTATGGGAGTATTATATACTCACTTTTTGAATATTCAAAATCCATGTAAAAAAGCCTGACATCACATGTCAGACTTTCTCACATCATCTATTTCGAATGATCCGGATTGCATATACCAGAAGTCCAAGCATAAGGAGCACACTGCCTATGATCACCAGAGTTACGTTCACTCCCGATGCATCCATACCATTCTCTGCAGCCACTTCTTCTGAAGCTTCCATATCCTCCGGTTGCATCTCTTCCTTTTCAGAGACTTCGAAGATGAGACCTTTCTTGCCTTTATCTTCAATCGTCAACGTTTTATCCGCTTCTTCCGCTTCATACCCTTCAGGCACCGTTATTTCAAGCTTATACTCACCGGCGGACACTTGGGAGAATCGGAAATTCCCTTCTTCATCCGTCGTCACTTCATCTGTCTCTGCTCCCGATAGTGAAACTGTGACATCCTCTACACCTCGGCTGTCTGCCATCACTTTTCCTTCAATAGAGAACTCAGTCACTTCAGATTGGCTGACCGCCACTTCCACCGGAGCCTCAACCGGTTCCAATTCTGCAGCCGGCTCATCAGTTTGTGCCTCAACCGGCTCCTCCACCATTTCCTGAGTGAATTCCTCAACAGTCATTTCTATCGTCTGTTCCACAGTCGGTTCCACAGTCGGTCCAGGCACATAGTCTTCATATGAATCTTCGTAAGGTTCCTCGGTCCATTCTTCATATGTCTCCTCAGTTTGAGGGGGAACGTAATCATATGTCTCTTCCGTCCATTCCTCATAGTACTCATCGGTATTTTCTTCTGTAGAAGATTCGAAGGTCGGCTTCTCCACTGGCTCTTCCGTTGGCTCCTCAATGGATGTTTCCTGTTGATCCTCCTGAGTCGCTTCCTCCTCCGTATCTGCAGCCACCCGGGACACGGGTATGAGCATGATGAACAATATAACAGCCATATAATAGGCAATCTTTCGCATGTCGGCCTCCAATGATAGTCCTATATTTTTATTGATGTGTAAATTCCAATCGTCTAATTTCTGTAATACTAGGTTAAATAATACTATAAAGTGAAATTAAAAACACCTCCAATTAAAAGTTCTAGCCTTAATTGGAGGTCTATTATAGCTAAATGTATACTTCAGTTAAGAACACAAAGAGTATAATAATCGCTGTTGTCAAATGAGTTTGAAAAGTTTCAAAGATGCTCATTTTTTTACTAAGAGGTTTTTTAATATATATACAAACTAGTTTACATTCTCTGAATTCATTCATGATATAATTTAATAATCGCCGATTGTAAAATTAAGCTAGACACATAAAAAGGGTCACGCATGATACACTCAAAATGGTTTTCCGACAAAAGAAATCATAGGAGTGATCATGCATGACCTACACCCATATTACCACGGATGAACTGGTATTCATAGAAGCATATTTCCATCACGGCACCCCCGTTTCTCAGATTGCGAAACGACTTGGTCGTGCCCGGCAGACAGTCCACAATTTCATCACACATTTCAAGGCCGGGCACACCGTCATCGAATACTATCAGCGCTATAAGGAAAACAAAAAACGATGTGGTAGAAAACGGATTGTACTGCCAACCGATCAGCAGAAGTATATTGAAAAGCAGGTGGCTCAGGGCTGGACACCGGATGTGATCGTCGGTCGACAGGAAATGCCGATTGACTGTTCGGGCCGTACACTGTATCGAATGTTCAAACGAAAAACCTTTGATGCGGCCACACTGCCGATGCAGGGCAAGAGAAAACCAAATGGCCATAAGGAACGCCGGGGCAGACAGGCCTTCAGACGCAACATCTCTGAAAGAGTGGATGATTATCCCACTTTCAATAAAGAATTCGGCCATCTCGAGGGAGATACCATTGTCGGTGTCCGTCACAAGAGTGCCCTCATCACGCTGGTTGAACGCCTGTCTAAGGTCATCATCACATTGAAGCCCGAAGGCCGGACGGCACAGGCAATCGAGACTGCCATCAACACATGGTGTACCCGAATACCGAAAAATCTATTTAAGTCAATCACCTTCGACTGTGGTAAAGAATTCTCCAACTGGCAGTCGATGAGTAATCGAAATGATCTATCCATCTACTTTGCCGATCCGGGCACACCATCACAGCGAGGGTTGAATGAACATTCAAATGGATTGCTCAGAAGGGATGGCCTGCCTAAAGATATGGATTTCAAGACGGTCGACCAAGCTTTTACCTCATCGGTTGCCGCCAGAAGAAACCATATCCCAAGAAAATCATTGGACTACCGTACACCGTTGGAAGTCTTTTTGAGTTACATGGGTGACAAGGAACTGTCTAGCTTATTTTGACAAACAAAAAATTCAAATAGAAGGAAAGGACTAGAAAAAATATTTAAATGACTAGTTTAAGTCTAATAATAATTTTGTTTTTATTAATATTGTATATTGCCTTCCACGTTATTTTGTTATTTATCATCCCAAACACTGAATCTAATGATTTTTTGATTCTTGCAATGCAGATAATTTTTCTTTCTTTAATTGAACCAATCTATAACTTATTTATAACTACTGTTACAGAAAGGTCAATATTTAAACGTCCTGATAAAAAATTCGAAAATGAAAAAAATACTATTAAGATTAGTGCAGGATTATTACTAATTATTTTATTAGTACCCAGCTATGGGTTCTTCAATAATGAAATAACTTTTACTCTTTTGGTCTTTTTGTTATTTTTAATATTCATATATATAATCATCATAATTTATCTTTGGGTATATGTGTGGTCATTAAGTGAAAATAAAGAAATCAGGAAAATAAAATTCACCTTGCCTAGCGATGAGGGAAATAATAACGTTAGCGAAGAACCAAATGTAAGTACTGTCAAGAGTTTATTATTAATAATAGCACCTATACCTCTATCTTTTCTCTTAATTCTTTTATTTTATATTTAGAGCTTGATTATGATAGACACCCCTAGAATCAAACCAAATACCAGATGGTCTCCTCTTTTTTGTCTAAATCTAATTGGGTATTCAATATTTTTCACCGAACAGTCCTTTTAATCTAATTGAGACAATAAAAACATACTAAGATTAGTACCACAGCACCCGGTCAGGTCCTGTGGTACTATTTTTATATAGTAGAGGTGGAGATCAGGCCGACGGGGCTTTAGGATTTTGAATCCGGAATAAAAACGAGTCTCCTCCACTGTCCTTATCTGAATCAGCTTCAATATGTGAAATCTTCGAGATCGAGTATAAGAAAAGCGAGTCGAGGGGGATACGTGGTCACTTCTACATCACACAAAGGAGGAGAGCCAAATGAAAAGTGTCATACATTTGATGTCAGTATGGGACATAGCTCCATGGTTATCTATGATCCTCGGCAGCCCTGGGAAGCGCCAATCCCAAAACGCACAGAAGAGAAAGCCGGTCAGCTAACTTTGGCGGTTGCAGATGTCTATCCAGCCCTATCTGCGGATGATGTCCGAATTGAACAGCTCAAAAACTATACCGCACGCTTTCAGACCCTGCTCGGCTCATGCAGCAAATGGTCGCCATGTCTCAGGAGAAGGCGGAATACCAAATTCTGATGAGCTTTTCAGACATCGTAAACACTACAGCGTTCCATATCATTGCTGAAACCGGAGACATCAGACGGTCGACACGGCAATAAGCTGAATGCCTATACTGGTATCGACATCCAGCGCCATCAGTCCGCCACTCTTTTGTCTAAAGATAAGATCAATCGACGAGACAACAGGCATCTGTGGAAAATTCTGTACTACATGATCGAGAATATGATTCGGATCCAGTGGTACGTGGATAAGCATCTGGTGGACTACTATCAGAAATTAAAGAAGCAACCCCATGGTAAACACCATAAGGTTGCCTGCATCGCCTGTGTGAAAAAGTTTCTGAAGTGCCTTTTCCATCTTGTCACCACTGGACAGCGATATGATTACGCTGTGGCCACCT
This genomic interval carries:
- the dnaX gene encoding DNA polymerase III subunit gamma/tau — encoded protein: MEYQALYRAFRPQTFEDVVGQKHVTKTLRNAIIRNKESHAYLFSGPRGTGKTSIAKIFAKALNCRFGSEGEPCNECDICMSITEGSANDVIEIDAASNNGVDEIRNIREKVKYAPSEAMYKVYIIDEVHMLTTGAFNALLKTLEEPPGHAIFILATTEPHKIPATIISRCQRFDFKAIELNEIVERLEYVAQSESLEYESDAIEYIARTSEGGMRDALSIMDQVIAYSNDVITLDDAIMITGGIKSEELNDWLKLIDHRDSREAFIKYHQFIEEGKDPTRLSHELVYYIRDIILMKHDGEINEDVAFAHTEDKVLYEMIDVLNDAMVMMRFSVNTSVHLEVVIVKLIQVLNRNDQSVEPQAVDLSHIEQKLAELDKKLSNYSQAPNSQAQEPQKREETQSRSSKGFSLRQIEKVLDNANKEDLVKLKDDWPKVYQHVEEKGYHALRSLIKDSEPVAASDTHVLLKFKSDLHSDLINKDEKKRQELEAVIPSIIGKDVKVVGVPDSSWLQVRHDYIQEKKANKEKKSDEDGKKPSDVAKEIFGSDVVETRS
- the treR gene encoding trehalose operon repressor, yielding MNLNKYNHIYQVVSSDIAEGTYKKGDVLPSEHTLVSMFDVSRETVRKALNLLQENGYIQKMKGKGSVVIYNPSMDFTVSHLTSFKEIQQLKTKQYSTNVVELTQYSAEEFPRVMEALKLQPEEKIWRLIRQRRFEDRTHIVDIDYFIVEMMPGLNEKIAADSIYEYIEKRMGLTIAYSHKEITFEPMNEQDLELFGNVIPPYTATVRSIVHLNDARPFQFNVSKHLANEFKFVDFSRRFHGE
- the treC gene encoding alpha,alpha-phosphotrehalase: MASKDWRKSVVYQIYPKSFNDTTGSGEGDIRGIIDKLDYFTTLGVDYLWLTPVYESPMNDNGYDISNYYEVNPQFGTKADLEELLEKAHARGLKIMMDIVINHTSTEHHWFVESRKSRDNEYRDYYIWKDGTYDTPPTNWESKFGGNAWAYDEDTNQYYLRLFDITQADLNWENEDMRRDIYEMINYWIDFGVDGFRFDVVNLISKGEFKDSDGPGKEFYTDGPKVHEYINELNRNTFGDKDIMTVGEMSSTTIEHCLKYTNPERNELNSVFNFHHLKVDYPGGEKWSLANFDFLELKKILMEWQVAMDEGGGWNAIFWCNHDQPRVVSRFGNDETEENRVLSGKMLAIALHGLKGTPYIYQGEEIGMTNPGFNRIDQYRDVESLNAYSILREEGMDASLILDILATKSRDNSRTPVQWDDSRNAGFTEGMPWIEVSDKYGEINVARALEDGDSIFYTYQKLIQLRHELDVLTYGSVKPHLMKDDDLFVYERLYEGERITVMANFRNKEVPYPENINAEGEVLLSNYADRKNVLRPFEAMMIYGQNN
- the treP gene encoding PTS system trehalose-specific EIIBC component; amino-acid sequence: MAVNRDDVKAIIDAVGGKENVNAATHCVTRLRLALEDESKVDKEKLDSIDLVKGSFAANNQFQVVIGQGTVNEAFKIFEEETGKGGGSKDEVKAAAAQKMNPIQRFIKMLGDIFIPILPAIVTAGLLLGINNLLTVEGLFWDNDSVITRFPGIEGIASMINFIAVAPFIFLPVLIGWSAMKVFGGNPLLGIALGVALCHPDLASQYGLFDAEAGELADIPTWNFFGLQIEQLNYQGQVLPVLVAAWLLAKVENFLDKRIHDMFKLLLVAPISLLVVGILTFTLIGPVTLFLSGIISDSVVWLFESAGILGGAVYGLFYAPLVITGLHHMFLAMDLQLIGTTGATYLWPILAISNIAQGSAAFGAWVIYRQQKKKKEEGLAMTSGISGWLGVTEPAMFGVNLPLKYPFLAAIITTSFVGGLFGMNGLTAASVGVGGVPGVISITEGFWLLFTIGMGIAIVVPFLLTLLFSRFAKEKTKDMVKD
- a CDS encoding ammonium transporter encodes the protein MLMDTIFIFLCTLLVWLMTPGLALFYGGLVQSKNVLNTSMHSLAAIVVVTFVWVGLGFSLSFGGSNLFIGDLSYIGLTGVGYEANAAFSETIPFALYMLFQLTFCTIAVSILTGSVAERMKFGPFLLFMALWVILVYSPVAHWVWGGGWIHSIGAIDFAGGTVVHISSGVSGLVLALMLGSRKPDNKKPPHNLVITMVGAILVWFGWFGFNAGSALTFDAIAMSAFTNTVLASTAGIAGWVMVERFTKGKVSLIGTLSGMLAGLVAITPAAGFVTYGGAMALGLLGGAICFFAITKLKVLLNYDDALDAFGLHGIGGIVGAIGTGILQTSAVNPGIADGLLSGGGVTPVMAQLAAVSATILFSAVMTYGIAKGISLFTTLRTDEKEELDGLDVVIHGEKAYEYSNS
- a CDS encoding SdrD B-like domain-containing protein, producing the protein MAVILFIMLIPVSRVAADTEEEATQEDQQETSIEEPTEEPVEKPTFESSTEENTDEYYEEWTEETYDYVPPQTEETYEEWTEEPYEDSYEDYVPGPTVEPTVEQTIEMTVEEFTQEMVEEPVEAQTDEPAAELEPVEAPVEVAVSQSEVTEFSIEGKVMADSRGVEDVTVSLSGAETDEVTTDEEGNFRFSQVSAGEYKLEITVPEGYEAEEADKTLTIEDKGKKGLIFEVSEKEEMQPEDMEASEEVAAENGMDASGVNVTLVIIGSVLLMLGLLVYAIRIIRNR
- a CDS encoding IS30 family transposase, encoding MTYTHITTDELVFIEAYFHHGTPVSQIAKRLGRARQTVHNFITHFKAGHTVIEYYQRYKENKKRCGRKRIVLPTDQQKYIEKQVAQGWTPDVIVGRQEMPIDCSGRTLYRMFKRKTFDAATLPMQGKRKPNGHKERRGRQAFRRNISERVDDYPTFNKEFGHLEGDTIVGVRHKSALITLVERLSKVIITLKPEGRTAQAIETAINTWCTRIPKNLFKSITFDCGKEFSNWQSMSNRNDLSIYFADPGTPSQRGLNEHSNGLLRRDGLPKDMDFKTVDQAFTSSVAARRNHIPRKSLDYRTPLEVFLSYMGDKELSSLF
- a CDS encoding transposase; translated protein: MLKPETSDGRHGNKLNAYTGIDIQRHQSATLLSKDKINRRDNRHLWKILYYMIENMIRIQWYVDKHLVDYYQKLKKQPHGKHHKVACIACVKKFLKCLFHLVTTGQRYDYAVATYHCVNW